A DNA window from Hordeum vulgare subsp. vulgare chromosome 1H, MorexV3_pseudomolecules_assembly, whole genome shotgun sequence contains the following coding sequences:
- the LOC123408824 gene encoding uncharacterized protein LOC123408824 isoform X1, translated as MAVGTVDRSYKKVDFRKQVLVVVTSGWAVMCFYHNLKKLWEVSLGDDFPHAPTTARSPSPSPTTPSRMATQGSSSLEGGWRCSTMLKRIDSDFFSYMCGVMMVILQFKSKQEASIKVYRQSCRCRDTRGVGAGLQEEMRTCFVLDPPD; from the exons ATGGCCGTCGGCACCGTCGACCGCTCCTACAAGAAGGTCGACTTTCGCAAGCAAGTGCTCGTTGTCGTCACCTCCGGCTGGGCCGTCATGTGCTTCTACCACAACCTAAAGAAGCTCTGGGAGGTCAGCCTCGGGGACGACTTCCCCCACGCTCCGACCACCGCGAGGTCGCCGTCTCCGTCACCAACTACACCCTCAAGAATGGCGACGCAGGGCTCGTCATCGTTGGAGGGAGGATGGAGATGCAGCACCAT GCTGAAGCGTATTGATTCTGATTTTTTTAGTTATATGTGTGGTGTGATGATGGTCATTCTTCAATTTAAAAGTAAACAAGAGGCCTCCATTAAGGTCTACCGACAATCATGTAG GTGCCGAGATACACGAGGGGTTGGAGCAGGACTGCAGGAGGAGATGAGGACATGTTTTGTTTTAGATCCACCTGATTAA
- the LOC123408824 gene encoding uncharacterized protein LOC123408824 isoform X4 yields the protein MAVGTVDRSYKKVDFRKQVLVVVTSGWAVMCFYHNLKKLWEVSLGDDFPHAPTTARSPSPSPTTPSRMATQGSSSLEGGWRCSTMLKRIDSDFFSYMCGVMMVILQFKSKQEASIKVYRQSCNA from the exons ATGGCCGTCGGCACCGTCGACCGCTCCTACAAGAAGGTCGACTTTCGCAAGCAAGTGCTCGTTGTCGTCACCTCCGGCTGGGCCGTCATGTGCTTCTACCACAACCTAAAGAAGCTCTGGGAGGTCAGCCTCGGGGACGACTTCCCCCACGCTCCGACCACCGCGAGGTCGCCGTCTCCGTCACCAACTACACCCTCAAGAATGGCGACGCAGGGCTCGTCATCGTTGGAGGGAGGATGGAGATGCAGCACCAT GCTGAAGCGTATTGATTCTGATTTTTTTAGTTATATGTGTGGTGTGATGATGGTCATTCTTCAATTTAAAAGTAAACAAGAGGCCTCCATTAAGGTCTACCGACAATCAT GCAATGCATAG
- the LOC123408824 gene encoding uncharacterized protein LOC123408824 isoform X3 — MAVGTVDRSYKKVDFRKQVLVVVTSGWAVMCFYHNLKKLWEVSLGDDFPHAPTTARSPSPSPTTPSRMATQGSSSLEGGWRCSTMLKRIDSDFFSYMCGVMMVILQFKSKQEASIKVYRQSCRQCIVLT; from the exons ATGGCCGTCGGCACCGTCGACCGCTCCTACAAGAAGGTCGACTTTCGCAAGCAAGTGCTCGTTGTCGTCACCTCCGGCTGGGCCGTCATGTGCTTCTACCACAACCTAAAGAAGCTCTGGGAGGTCAGCCTCGGGGACGACTTCCCCCACGCTCCGACCACCGCGAGGTCGCCGTCTCCGTCACCAACTACACCCTCAAGAATGGCGACGCAGGGCTCGTCATCGTTGGAGGGAGGATGGAGATGCAGCACCAT GCTGAAGCGTATTGATTCTGATTTTTTTAGTTATATGTGTGGTGTGATGATGGTCATTCTTCAATTTAAAAGTAAACAAGAGGCCTCCATTAAGGTCTACCGACAATCATGTAG GCAATGCATAGTCTTAACGTAA
- the LOC123408824 gene encoding uncharacterized protein LOC123408824 isoform X2, translating to MAVGTVDRSYKKVDFRKQVLVVVTSGWAVMCFYHNLKKLWEVSLGDDFPHAPTTARSPSPSPTTPSRMATQGSSSLEGGWRCSTIYMCGVMMVILQFKSKQEASIKVYRQSCRCRDTRGVGAGLQEEMRTCFVLDPPD from the exons ATGGCCGTCGGCACCGTCGACCGCTCCTACAAGAAGGTCGACTTTCGCAAGCAAGTGCTCGTTGTCGTCACCTCCGGCTGGGCCGTCATGTGCTTCTACCACAACCTAAAGAAGCTCTGGGAGGTCAGCCTCGGGGACGACTTCCCCCACGCTCCGACCACCGCGAGGTCGCCGTCTCCGTCACCAACTACACCCTCAAGAATGGCGACGCAGGGCTCGTCATCGTTGGAGGGAGGATGGAGATGCAGCACCAT TTATATGTGTGGTGTGATGATGGTCATTCTTCAATTTAAAAGTAAACAAGAGGCCTCCATTAAGGTCTACCGACAATCATGTAG GTGCCGAGATACACGAGGGGTTGGAGCAGGACTGCAGGAGGAGATGAGGACATGTTTTGTTTTAGATCCACCTGATTAA
- the LOC123408824 gene encoding uncharacterized protein LOC123408824 isoform X5, whose protein sequence is MAVGTVDRSYKKVDFRKQVLVVVTSGWAVMCFYHNLKKLWEVSLGDDFPHAPTTARSPSPSPTTPSRMATQGSSSLEGGWRCSTIYMCGVMMVILQFKSKQEASIKVYRQSCNA, encoded by the exons ATGGCCGTCGGCACCGTCGACCGCTCCTACAAGAAGGTCGACTTTCGCAAGCAAGTGCTCGTTGTCGTCACCTCCGGCTGGGCCGTCATGTGCTTCTACCACAACCTAAAGAAGCTCTGGGAGGTCAGCCTCGGGGACGACTTCCCCCACGCTCCGACCACCGCGAGGTCGCCGTCTCCGTCACCAACTACACCCTCAAGAATGGCGACGCAGGGCTCGTCATCGTTGGAGGGAGGATGGAGATGCAGCACCAT TTATATGTGTGGTGTGATGATGGTCATTCTTCAATTTAAAAGTAAACAAGAGGCCTCCATTAAGGTCTACCGACAATCAT GCAATGCATAG